Genomic segment of Pseudomonas sp. DY-1:
AGCCTCTATCTCGACAGCCAGCGCCATGAGCAGCTCTACCTCAACAGTGCCGGCGCCGAGCAATGGCAGGACCTGCGCTTCACCTACCCCGGCATCAGCGTCACCGCTTTCGACGGCAGTGACAGCCAGACTCGCAGCTTCGGCGGCTACGGCAGTGGCCAGCAAGGCGGCACCGAAGTGCTGCAGCGCCTGGGTTTCGTCGGCGCCGCTGAGCGCGTGGCCGACGAGGCGCTGCAACTGCTGCTGGCGCCCAATACCCCCAGCGGGATCACCGACCTCTTGCTGATGCCGGACCAGATGATGCTGCAGATCCACGAGTCCATCGGCCACCCGCTGGAGCTTGACCGCATCCTCGGCGACGAACGCAACTATGCCGGCACCAGTTTCATCGGCCTGGAGGACTTCGGCCGCTATCAATACGGCTCGCCGCTGCTGAATGTCAGCTTCGATCCAGGCATCCCGGAAGAGTTGGCCAGTTACAGCCACGATGACGACGGCCGGCTGGCAAGCAAGGAAATGCTCATCCGGGATGGCGTGCTCCTGCGCCCGCTCGGCGGCGCCCTGTCCCAGCAACGCAGCGGCCTGCCGGGCGTGGCCAACAGCCGGGCGAGCAGCTGGAATCGCGCCCCCATCGACCGCATGGCCAATCTCAACCTGGAGCCGGGCGACCAGAGCCTGACCCAGCTCATCGGCGGCATCGAGCGCGGCGTCCTGATGAGCACCAATCGCTCCTGGTCCATCG
This window contains:
- a CDS encoding TldD/PmbA family protein; amino-acid sequence: MFECFRQRFAALRTGAEVHSLRIVRQSSEQAMVRRGIAEPPSLGLDMGAMLSVRVAGVEAYAATADLSPSGLQRALDKAEELARQIARYALVDQSRLESPRGSADYRSPGLEQPFPSLAERFELLAEESARIPNDARLVNWSLYLDSQRHEQLYLNSAGAEQWQDLRFTYPGISVTAFDGSDSQTRSFGGYGSGQQGGTEVLQRLGFVGAAERVADEALQLLLAPNTPSGITDLLLMPDQMMLQIHESIGHPLELDRILGDERNYAGTSFIGLEDFGRYQYGSPLLNVSFDPGIPEELASYSHDDDGRLASKEMLIRDGVLLRPLGGALSQQRSGLPGVANSRASSWNRAPIDRMANLNLEPGDQSLTQLIGGIERGVLMSTNRSWSIDDARNKFQFGCEWGRLIEDGELRGVVKNPNYRGVSAQFWRNLAAVGNASTFEVHGTPYCGKGEPNQVVRVGHASPACVFRQVEVFGGAQ